The Micromonospora sp. Llam0 genome includes a window with the following:
- a CDS encoding glycosyltransferase family 2 protein, whose amino-acid sequence MDEPKVSVVVPMYNDSRTIDLCLASVSTQTYPAHEIIVVDDASTDDSAVRAARHSCTLVRAERNGGPGAARNLGVRHAKGDIVFFIDADMIMYPDAIGNAVTLLSGPRGYGAVFGVPDKVPLFVEGPVGQYRILQYHYWRVSAQGEVSGGFYALGAVTRAAFDAAGWFNPALRQTEEIDHAERLSRRYPMLLTARVSGRLSDESHLIPLLRKAFRRARLRVPFYLRRGRAMQGMETGGRAAAAVLALLTMLSLPAAVGYPPVLVGTALLLAAFVAVDAGQYAFVRRERSWPFLVFFTTVHLLVNATVSGGLAVGVLTWLTSRQFRHMYERTAP is encoded by the coding sequence ATGGATGAGCCGAAGGTGTCGGTCGTCGTCCCGATGTACAACGACAGCCGGACCATCGACCTGTGTCTGGCGTCGGTGTCGACCCAGACCTACCCGGCGCACGAGATCATCGTGGTCGACGACGCCAGCACCGACGACAGCGCCGTACGTGCCGCCCGGCACTCCTGCACCCTCGTGCGGGCCGAGCGCAACGGCGGGCCCGGCGCCGCCCGCAACCTCGGCGTACGGCACGCCAAGGGCGACATCGTCTTCTTCATCGACGCGGACATGATCATGTATCCGGACGCGATCGGAAACGCGGTCACGTTGCTGTCCGGCCCGCGGGGGTACGGCGCGGTGTTCGGCGTACCGGACAAGGTGCCGTTGTTCGTCGAAGGGCCGGTCGGGCAGTACCGCATCCTCCAGTACCACTACTGGCGGGTCAGCGCGCAGGGGGAGGTCAGCGGTGGCTTCTACGCGCTCGGGGCGGTGACCCGCGCGGCGTTCGACGCCGCCGGCTGGTTCAACCCGGCGCTGCGGCAGACCGAGGAGATCGACCACGCGGAGCGGCTGTCCCGGCGGTACCCGATGCTGCTCACCGCCCGCGTCAGCGGGCGGCTCTCCGACGAGAGTCACCTGATACCCCTGCTGCGCAAGGCGTTTCGCCGCGCCCGGCTGCGGGTGCCGTTCTACCTGCGCCGCGGCCGGGCCATGCAGGGCATGGAGACCGGTGGCCGGGCCGCCGCGGCGGTGCTGGCCCTGCTCACGATGCTCAGTCTGCCGGCGGCGGTGGGGTACCCGCCGGTGCTGGTCGGTACCGCGCTGCTGCTGGCCGCGTTCGTCGCCGTCGACGCCGGCCAGTACGCGTTCGTCCGCCGCGAGCGGAGCTGGCCCTTCCTGGTCTTCTTCACCACGGTGCACCTGCTGGTCAACGCCACCGTCTCCGGTGGGCTCGCCGTCGGTGTCCTCACCTGGCTCACCAGCCGACAGTTCCGTCACATGTACGAAAGGACCGCGCCGTGA
- a CDS encoding UbiA prenyltransferase family protein gives MLPRTPDAPAAIPGSRGHSPPPRSSSDRPARTSLARDLFVLLRPGQWPKNLVVLLALLDPALMDWRAAGRLGVAVGAFVIAASAVYVLNDIADRERDRASRTKRHRPIAAGRVTPRTAALLGVLLLGVLAVIVGDALTTWWPLLVYLPLNLAYSFGLKHVPLVDLFVVAAGFVLRLVQGYTTVGARPPGWLVLCVLSVCLLLVLGKRRHELLAGEAAHRPSLAGYNQHLVDALLVLTAAATLVTYLAYAATVSATGLLTVPCALFALFRYLQVVFVDSGGGNPVSVLLRDRVLLVNAALWLLLLEGSQLHG, from the coding sequence ATGCTGCCCAGAACACCGGACGCACCAGCCGCGATCCCTGGAAGCAGGGGGCACTCGCCGCCGCCAAGGTCTTCTTCTGACCGTCCGGCCCGCACCAGCCTCGCCCGCGACCTGTTCGTGCTGCTGCGGCCCGGACAGTGGCCGAAGAACCTGGTGGTCCTGCTCGCGCTGCTGGACCCCGCGCTGATGGACTGGCGGGCCGCGGGCCGCCTCGGCGTCGCGGTCGGCGCGTTCGTCATCGCCGCCTCGGCCGTCTACGTGCTCAACGACATCGCCGACCGCGAACGCGACCGGGCCAGCCGGACCAAACGGCACCGGCCGATCGCGGCCGGACGGGTCACCCCCCGGACGGCGGCGCTGCTCGGAGTACTGCTGCTGGGCGTCCTCGCGGTGATCGTCGGCGACGCGCTGACCACCTGGTGGCCGCTGCTGGTGTACCTGCCGTTGAACCTCGCGTACAGCTTCGGCCTCAAGCACGTACCGCTGGTGGACCTGTTCGTCGTCGCCGCCGGCTTCGTGCTGCGGCTGGTGCAGGGCTACACGACGGTCGGGGCGCGGCCGCCCGGCTGGCTGGTGCTGTGCGTGCTGTCGGTGTGCCTGCTGCTCGTCCTCGGCAAACGCCGCCACGAGCTGCTCGCCGGCGAGGCCGCCCACCGGCCGTCGCTGGCCGGCTACAACCAGCACCTGGTCGATGCGCTGCTGGTGCTGACCGCCGCCGCCACCCTCGTCACCTACCTGGCGTACGCCGCCACGGTCAGCGCCACCGGACTGCTGACCGTCCCGTGCGCGCTGTTCGCCCTCTTCCGCTACCTGCAGGTCGTGTTCGTCGACTCAGGTGGCGGCAACCCTGTCTCGGTGCTGCTGCGCGACCGGGTGCTGCTGGTCAACGCCGCGCTGTGGCTGCTGCTGCTGGAAGGGAGCCAGTTGCATGGATGA